TCTATTAGCCTTTGATAATATCAGGGGACACAAAAATGTTAGATTTGGTGTTGATGTTTCAGAAATACAAGACTAACATAGCATTCGTAGTTATGTAAGAACTCTAAGGAATAATATCCCTAAAGGacttatttaatgaaattttagatgatGTCTATTTAGATGAAGACATTCATGGCACTGTAAGAATGGAGTAAACATCATAATAATAGTCAATACAAACTATTTATTgatcaatcaaaatatttaacatgCTTACTATCCTggtttttattgatataattattatgttctaattataattaatctattcatACCCATTCTCTTTAGTCGCATTTGGctaaaattactattaatcACTATATCTATATTCATAAGGAGTGAAGTTGTAGGTTGATGGTCTAAACTCTCCTGGCTTGTAATCATTTGCAGTATCGTACATCTTATTATAGTCCTCACTTAGATTATAATTGGGTAGGGGACTCTATTGTACATAAGGACTTGTATAAGTGTTTGATATTGGAACATATGGTTACATGGGCACAGTGTCATTGccatcattatatttatccCATTAACTAAAGtcatatttcttttttggatCATTGGAGAGTTATGGAGCATAATAGGATTAGTTTGGATTGTAATTagtattttcaaattcttgtACTTAAACAGGCTACTATTATATCACATCGATCTTTTAGAATTAAGATTCTAAGTTGATATATTATTGACTCTGAGGTTAGGTTTGGAGAGTTGGTATATACTATTAGGATTGGGGAGTTTATTATGAATGCTAAGCATAATTGATTGGATTATAACTAGGAATGTTTTGAAAATTGTAAAGATTTGGGTTGTTATTAGTTAGACGACTTGATTGAGACGGGTTTATAAAATTGCTAGATTATTATGGTCGACTATGTTTGCTAACGTATTTAGGTTAATAATCTGGTTTATCATCTATTATGGTATCATCCATATTAGCTTGAATTTCTTAACTAactttatttgaaattactGGAGGTTGTTTTGGTTCTATTTGTTGAGATCCTTGCATAGAATCAGCATTGTAAAAGGGATTTGTGAAAGAGGGTTTGTTAGGCTTTTAATTTGCTTCAGGTTGTTGTccaaattgttattattaggAATTGTTGAAAGAATTACCTCCAAATTATTGTTCAtctttattatcttattagATAGTCTCATTCATAGTTTTAGGGATTAATAAACTAGTATCATTAATGAAACTATCATATCTTCTCTCATATGGGACATAAGTATCATTCAATTACTGAGGTACTTACTTTTATGGCTCTTATTATGGTATTATAGGTTTATTAACAGGTTATGGTTCAGAAGGCTATCGTTAACGAGGTTAggaattcaaattttctaaGTCTCTGGAACATTTGACACAAATgcattttttctttttttcagGGACATTCTAAACAACATCTTCTTGAATAGATTCAGGTTATTTTTAAACAGGAATAGGTGGTGGAATTTCCTCATGTAAAATAGGTGCTTCATTCATGTATTAGAGGTTATTGTTATCAGAAAAGAAGACCTAAGGTTATTCTTCATACTCATAAAATGGTTATTATTGTTGAGGTGGTTGATCATACATGTAATCATTGGGATCTGGTGGCCAAAATGATTAAAGAATCTTCTCACCTCCCAAAGATTGTTCCAGTTATTCAGGATGGAATTAATTGGATAATATAGGTAACTCTTTGTCCTtcaagaatttgattttgcCTAGAGTGATAGGACTGATGTATTCTactttatcttaaataaattacctTCAATTTATGACCAGAGTAGATTGATAGATAGAGTAGCATTCAGAATATATATGGCATCACAAGTATTAGGGAAGCAAGTCTACAAAATCTTAATGatggaaaatattttatccaATGGCATTTTGTAAGCACTCTGATCTTTAGTTTGAATGACAGCTATCCAGGACTCTACTTTGCCACTATAAAACATATAATCCTCGATGATGGCACACAAAATAATTGTTGCTCTCTCGAATAATGCCAAATCATCCACCAACTTTGTAGAAACTACTATACAGGGAATGTGCTATCTGGTTCTACCCTCTATATAAAGGGCACCTTTAAACTATTGATTCACATCATTAATTTACGTAGAGTTACTCCACTTCTTTATCAAGTTACATGAAACCGGGCTAAAACACGATGTCACTTGTTCTAATTAATTGCTAGAATGATCAATTGTGATTACATCCACTGAGGCttcaatattgaatttattggcATAAAGATATCTAAGTAAAAGATCATCTGTATGGATATTCGCATCATATTTCTGATTCTTTTATAATGCTTAGGCTATTGCACTTATTTGCATTCGTTCAAATTAATCGTAATCTTGCACTTTGAAAATCTTTCTGATTGCATTTTAACCAACTCCTATTTTTATACTCCCAGCTATGAGTCAATAATAAACTTGCATACGATccaatataatattatctgCCACAAAGCCAGGCAATCTGAGATAATCAAATCGTTATTgaaacatattttaatataaataaattttagttaataatgaatatatttcagaactcaataaaaaaataacaaaatcttttaatttatgctAAAAGgtttatagaataaatattcataacaatttaatgtgcattttttgtattttggGAATAGCAATCTTTTTGTGGTTACTACACATCTACATGACTGGAGGTGTAtgcaaaatcaaaaagaatctCAGCGGCAAAGTTGTCTTCATAACTGGGGCCAACACTGGCATTGGCAAGGAAACAGCACTTTAATTGGGAACTATGGGTGCTACCATTGTGATTGCCTGTCGAGATACTATTAAGGGATAAGCAGTGTTGGATGAATTGGtatcttaaattaacttaaacaTAGAATAAACTAACCAAAGCTTTCATGATAAAATTGGATTTATCCTGTCTCAATTCTGTAAAATAAAGCGTAGAGGATTTTAAGAAGCTGAATATCCCATAGATCGATATCTTGATTAATAACGCTGGTGTGATGGCTCCTCAAACATATAAGACCACGAAACAGTCTTATGAACTTTAATTTGGTACCAATCACTTAGGTCATTTCTTGTTGACTGAGCTATTGGTACTCTTTATTTCTCCTAACTCATCTAGGTTCCTTATTTGAAAGTTGCCTAATAAAGTAGATTGGTCAATGTAGCATCCTTAGCTCATAAGCACTCCAAGTTGGATTTCTAAGACATCAATTGTTCACAATATGCCAATTCTAAACTATGGCCAATCAAATACAATCTCTAAGCCTATGGAAACAGTAAACTATGCAATATCCTCCACGCAATGGAAGTTTCTAAAAGACATGGAATCAAGGGTTGGTAAGACAAATCTCTATGATAGTTCTTTACATCCTGGAGTAGTTCGAACAGAATTAGTCAGAGAGATTGTAGGAAATCCAATATTGAACATCGTATTCAAATTAGTTACtcccatttattttatattcactAAGAGTTGTTTACAGGGAGCTTAGACCACCTTATAAT
This window of the Paramecium tetraurelia macronuclear, complete genome genome carries:
- a CDS encoding Retinol dehydogenase — encoded protein: MCIFCILGIAIFLWLLHIYMTGGVCKIKKNLSGKVVFITGANTGIGKETALQLGTMGATIVIACRDTIKGQAVLDELNKLTKAFMIKLDLSCLNSVKQSVEDFKKLNIPQIDILINNAGVMAPQTYKTTKQSYELQFGTNHLGHFLLTELLVPYLKVAQQSRLVNVASLAHKHSKLDFQDINCSQYANSKLWPIKYNLQAYGNSKLCNILHAMEVSKRHGIKGCSLHPGVVRTELVREIVGNPILNIVFKLVTPIYFIFTKSCLQGAQTTLQCALEDYDKLVDGGYYSDCKIKQPLFANKQLAEKLWEFSTEKLKPYLQK